One genomic region from Anopheles bellator chromosome 2, idAnoBellAS_SP24_06.2, whole genome shotgun sequence encodes:
- the LOC131209015 gene encoding tetratricopeptide repeat protein 19 homolog, mitochondrial, producing the protein MFRNVTAPVFASRIFISINHQRIAPLTIPLASLTNHAPTVAHNPSPAWSPSASHRNRGGHKERRRVGALRFLVASSFLSWFTKKSDDDTPESQLITIIKRSILSIQHEEYQKAEQMLHLALKMAQDLQSKDGITYIYDIMANLAMEVGDFAKAEKLFVNVMQRLFADGFVEDHIKMLHLSSKIAHLAQLQGHLDKAAQGFEWTLTKLEQQMKQIGDENARELRELWGITKNWYAQLLMECKRFSEAKQAFLQAYDAYTEIHGKLTEEGLTILNNLSVACSNLEDYTSAERFLNEAIALAAQIPDLSEAGVYKANLGLLYLQQGLLRQAHEFCTFAWRYGKHHKHEETVIQANYCLEQIKAMQK; encoded by the exons ATGTTTCGTAACGTAACCGCACCTGTGTTTGCCTCTCGGATCTTCATTTCCATCAACCACCAACGGATAGCGCCACTAACCATTCCACTAGCATCCCTGACGAATCATGCACCGACAGTGGCCCACAATCCATCACCGGCCTGGTCACCCAGTGCTAGCCATCGGAACCGTGGAGGTCACAAGGAAAGGCGCCGTGTTGGGGCGTTACGCTTTCTGGTGGCCAGTTCGTTTCTGTCGTGGTTCACCAAAAAGTCCGACGATGATACACCCGAAAGCCAGCTGATAACGATCATTAAGCGCTCGATACTCTCGATCCAGCACGAGGAGTATCAAAAAGCGGAACAGATGTTGCATCTGGCACTAAAAATGGCACAGGACCTGCAGAGCAAAGACGGCATCACGTACATCTACGACATAATGGCAAATCTGGCGATGGAAGTGGGTGACTTTGCGAAAGCCGAAAAACTGTTCGTTAACGTCATGCAGCGACTCTTCGCAGACGGCTTCGTCGAAGATCACATCAAAATGTTGCACCTCAGCTCCAAGATCGCGCATCTGGCCCAACTACAGGGTCACCTTGACAAGGCGGCCCAGGGATTTGAGTGGACGCTGACAAAACTCGAACAGCAGATGAAACAGATCGGGGACGAAAACGCTCGTGAATTACGCGAACTTTGGGGCATCACAAAGAACTGGTACGCGCAACTGCTGATGGAGTGCAAACGGTTCTCGGAGGCCAAGCAAGCGTTTCTGCAGGCGTACGATGCATACACCGAGATTCACGGCAAACTAACGGAAGAGGGACTGACGATACTGAACAATCTGAGCGTAGCGTGTTCAAAC CTTGAGGACTACACATCGGCCGAACGATTTCTCAATGAGGCGATCGCACTGGCGGCCCAAATACCCGATCTCTCCGAAGCAGGCGTTTACAAGGCCAACCTTGGTCTGCTTTACCTGCAGCAGGGACTGCTCCGGCAGGCGCACGAATTCTGCACGTTCGCCTGGCGCTACGGCAAGCACCACAAACACGAAGAGACTGTGATACAGGCAAACTATTGCCTCGAGCAGATTAAGGCGATGCAAAAGTAA
- the LOC131208105 gene encoding protein abrupt-like yields the protein MRVRATDPRPCPKCGKIYRSAHTLRTHLEDKHTVCPGYRCVLCGTVAKSRNSLHSHMSRQHRGISTKDLPVLPMPSPFDPELASRLLAKAGVKISPAELRARASPTGTRRNDGMKLELRSGEGGEEFDDPEDLTMSQSSHSESQRRFHESMMGMSPTGFNHLNSTTITRVRPGEGTPKHGLEAMVGRDGGNGGPAGNGGASGNGSGGNGLGGSDRHGGGGGGGGGVGAPVGPMNHMQQNTPTGSAILDTYLQFITENAFGMSGMTQEQAAAAALQAAKIAHLKTLGHNLDQLPPGFLPPQLDLAKLTSNNNQNAPDLSPLAKLQASPNVSIDQSATCNRAGSVDADRLLQTSNHQKLLALAAGAPGGNGGGHGLNNNNSILNSDAIRRGGSSEPMDLGLDGSGAHDDDGNSSADERNYSDDESIVTH from the exons ATGCGCGTCCGTGCCACCGATCCGCGGCCCTGCCCGAAGTGCGGCAAGATCTACCGGTCGGCCCACACGCTCCGCACGCACCTGGAGGACAAGCACACCGTGTGCCCCGGATACCGGTGTGTGCTGTGCGGTACGGTCGCCAAGTCTCGCAACTCGCTCCATTCGCACATGTCCCGCCAGCACCGTGGCATCTCGACCAAGGATCTGCCCgtgctgccgatgccgagtCCGTTCGATCCCGAGCTCGCCTCGCGGTTGCTGGCCAAGGCCGGGGTGAAGATTTCGCCGGCCGAACTGCGGGCCCGCGCGTCGCCCACCGGCACCCGCCGTAACGATGGCATGAAGCTGGAGCTGCGATCGGGCGAAGGTGGCGAAGAGTTTGACGATCCCGAGGACCTCACGATGTCGCAGAGCAGTCACAGCGAATCACAGCGGCGCTTCCACGAGAGTATGATGGGAATGTCCCCGACAG GTTTCAATCATCTCAACTCGACCACCATTACGCGCGTGCGACCCGGAGAAGGCACACCGAAGCACGGATTGGAGGCGATGGTGGGCCGTGACGGAGGGAACGGCGGACCGGCCGGGAATGGTGGAGCCAGCGGAAACGGTAGCGGGGGCAATGGTCTCGGCGGCTCCGATcggcacggtggtggtggcggcggcggcggcggagtgGGTGCCCCCGTGGGGCCAATGAACCATATGCAGCAGAACACCCCGACCGGATCCGCCATCTTGGACACGTACTTGCAGTTTATCACGGAGAATGCATTCG GAATGAGTGGAATGACACAAGAGCAGGCAGCGGCTGCCGCACTGCAAGCAGCCAAAATTGCGCACCTCAAAACGCTCGGCCACAATCTCGACCAGTTGCCCCCGGGATTCCTGCCGCCACAGCTCGACCTGGCCAAGctcaccagcaacaacaaccagaaCGCTCCGGACCTGTCGCCACTCGCGAAACTGCAAGCATCACCGAACGTGTCCATCGACCAGTCGGCCACCTGCAATCGGGCCGGCAGTGTCGACGCGGATCGTCTGCTGCAAACGAGCAATCACCAGAAACTGCTGGCCCTGGCGGCGGGCGCTCCCGGTGGcaatggcggtggccatgggttgaacaacaacaacagcatacTGAACAGTGACGCCATCCGGCGTGGCGGATCCTCCGAGCCGATGGATCTCGGTCTCGACGGATCGGGCGcccacgatgacgatggcaacAGCTCGGCCGACGAGAGGAACTACTCGGACGACGAAAGTATCGTCACGCACTAG